A window of Mesomycoplasma lagogenitalium contains these coding sequences:
- the rpsL gene encoding 30S ribosomal protein S12: MPTIAQLVSQGRVNKVRKTKAPALIVGYNSLHKKETKLPSPFKRGVCTRVATMTPKKPNSALRKYARVKLSNGMEVTAYIPGEGHNLQEHSVVLIRGGKVKDLPGVRYHIVRGTQDTAGVSKRNQARSKYGAKKPKK, translated from the coding sequence ATGCCTACAATAGCGCAATTAGTAAGCCAAGGGCGTGTTAACAAAGTTAGAAAAACTAAAGCCCCTGCACTTATCGTTGGGTACAACTCTTTACACAAAAAAGAAACAAAATTACCTTCACCATTTAAACGTGGTGTTTGTACAAGGGTTGCAACTATGACACCTAAAAAACCTAACTCTGCTCTTAGAAAATATGCAAGGGTAAAATTATCAAATGGAATGGAAGTAACAGCTTATATTCCAGGTGAGGGACACAATTTACAAGAACACTCAGTTGTTTTAATTCGTGGAGGAAAAGTTAAAGATTTACCTGGGGTTAGATACCATATAGTTAGAGGAACACAAGATACAGCTGGTGTAAGTAAAAGAAATCAAGCTAGATCAAAATACGGAGCTAAAAAACCTAAAAAATAA
- a CDS encoding Smr/MutS family protein codes for MNNNWDRKYTIDLHGQNSDDAIIKLSNALFSFSNNENLDELEIIVGKGTGVLKIFIRDFLEKEGHFFIETEERDSFIVLKNNLKW; via the coding sequence GTGAACAATAACTGAGATAGAAAATATACAATTGATTTACATGGACAAAATAGTGATGATGCAATTATTAAATTATCAAATGCCTTATTTTCTTTTTCTAATAACGAAAATTTAGATGAACTAGAAATTATTGTCGGTAAGGGAACGGGAGTTTTAAAAATTTTTATTCGTGATTTTCTTGAAAAAGAAGGACATTTTTTTATAGAAACTGAAGAAAGGGACAGCTTTATTGTCCTAAAAAACAATTTAAAATGATAG
- the mutM gene encoding DNA-formamidopyrimidine glycosylase, which produces MPELPEVRVVRQELNKYVKNKIITDVHVFRDSFIKEIKPEEFKKAIVGETIIEITNYGKFLVFHLTNGKIILSHLRMEGKYNFFDPAKTRFYHDYVIFELDGNTNLHYNDTRMFGTFHLRNVNNYLTIEPLSKLAKIPAETDLNTFYDKLSKSKKAIKTLLLDQTFVVGLGNIYVDEVLFATKIHPQTLANKINKKQAKMLLETATDILDRSTELGGSSINSYTSLNKKKGSFQNFLQVHTKVNQPCPRCKNKIIKIKVNGRGTYYCPVCQREQ; this is translated from the coding sequence ATGCCAGAATTACCAGAAGTGAGAGTTGTTCGTCAAGAACTAAATAAATATGTAAAAAATAAAATAATCACTGATGTTCACGTTTTCAGAGATTCTTTTATTAAAGAAATAAAACCCGAAGAATTTAAAAAAGCTATTGTTGGTGAAACAATAATTGAAATAACCAATTATGGTAAATTTTTAGTTTTTCATTTAACAAATGGAAAAATTATTTTAAGCCATTTAAGAATGGAGGGAAAATATAATTTTTTCGACCCAGCAAAAACGCGCTTTTATCATGATTATGTTATTTTTGAACTAGATGGAAATACCAATTTACATTATAATGATACAAGAATGTTTGGTACTTTTCATTTGCGAAATGTTAATAATTATTTAACGATTGAACCATTAAGTAAATTAGCTAAAATACCTGCAGAAACTGATTTAAATACCTTTTATGATAAACTTTCAAAAAGTAAAAAAGCAATAAAAACATTACTTTTAGATCAAACATTTGTAGTTGGTCTTGGTAATATTTATGTTGATGAAGTTCTTTTTGCAACCAAAATTCATCCGCAAACTTTAGCAAATAAAATAAATAAAAAACAAGCAAAAATGTTATTAGAAACTGCTACTGATATTTTAGATCGTTCAACAGAATTGGGTGGTAGCTCCATCAATTCATATACCTCATTAAATAAGAAAAAAGGTAGTTTTCAAAACTTTTTACAAGTTCACACAAAAGTAAATCAGCCTTGTCCAAGATGCAAAAATAAAATTATAAAAATTAAAGTTAATGGAAGAGGGACATATTATTGTCCAGTGTGTCAACGTGAACAATAA
- a CDS encoding DUF31 family putative serine protease, producing the protein MKKKKVLWISLGTLVGTAVLAEIGVGIYYITKSWNEPNTLDNQNDDNQDLASIDNFLGVVAYDQNGSFEKYPSEILNEENKGFFRSFLSYVMKPNSQISDILEKRNIEIIPIENSDNDEEGTLKILMVSKDKITNNVLEEKEFIVSGFKSNKIKNIQFKDRIENALKNINFEPKENNLLANLDYKELNSENFFDFFQIPANFKKDLNNKIVLAEKEFYSLKVDVLNNSYDSDNKKMQVLVKLNHSFSENFYYGKIVTLDNINFKNNKVNVLNDLDLKLDEKLEKAFPSLFENNLNKIENYVLSKKDELDFTIVNETISDQNGNIDILISTKDKTSAKVFNFKLWSYDKISENAIDYFKINEEYINSSFNVKTHKDLAVNSLNSADKVLSYNTIGSKVKNFFSNSQEFKENLNSFNYDLNNFNYLGVYNFKSQDKKLSFTFKNWNGKEFYLSLPLNEEPKDDYNIALDFPKDKEISSAKDVLADIKNRTIAINYIVNENGFSKVVSGTSWVFDHIKDSNTYYLATNIHVVSELIKNKGKVSSFSYSYKSNLDILPSLNNPETLDGKSYLDVFRRFDRKIEFPYATKEINNSRFITKESQEFWNNLEIIPVGLNVPGNNTFTDFALIKITFPEDKIYRSWIGKEYKIQNIPDQVHYYNQNKLDFFISDKIDFPNNYQHPKHLSPLPMELSFGGYLGGDKWVEVTQVPYLSFNDLQNKSEIINNKEYKGIDSSLNLNNIKSGHGMSGSLVMNQFKQVVGIFWGGYFKTSDSNNQIETGTGILDTLSIKRIEGKTILRTWLDKTKDIETDLDKFELEKSKNKIEIF; encoded by the coding sequence ATGAAAAAGAAAAAAGTTTTATGAATTTCTCTAGGAACACTAGTGGGAACTGCTGTTTTAGCAGAAATTGGAGTTGGAATTTATTATATTACTAAATCTTGAAATGAACCTAATACTTTAGATAATCAAAATGATGATAATCAAGATTTAGCAAGCATTGATAATTTTCTTGGTGTAGTAGCATATGATCAAAATGGTTCATTTGAAAAATATCCAAGTGAAATTTTAAATGAGGAAAATAAAGGATTTTTTAGAAGTTTTTTATCATATGTAATGAAACCAAATTCTCAAATATCTGATATTTTAGAAAAAAGGAACATTGAAATTATTCCAATTGAAAATAGTGATAATGATGAAGAAGGAACATTAAAAATTTTAATGGTTTCCAAAGATAAAATAACAAATAATGTCTTAGAAGAAAAAGAATTTATTGTTTCCGGTTTTAAATCAAATAAAATTAAAAATATTCAATTTAAAGATAGAATCGAAAATGCTTTAAAAAATATAAATTTTGAACCAAAGGAAAATAATTTATTAGCAAACCTAGATTATAAAGAGCTAAACAGTGAAAACTTTTTTGACTTTTTTCAAATTCCCGCCAATTTTAAAAAAGATTTAAATAATAAAATTGTTTTAGCGGAAAAAGAGTTTTATTCGTTAAAAGTAGATGTTTTAAATAACAGTTATGATAGTGATAATAAAAAAATGCAAGTTTTAGTTAAACTTAATCATTCATTTTCTGAAAATTTTTATTATGGAAAAATAGTTACGCTAGATAATATAAATTTTAAAAATAATAAAGTTAATGTTTTAAATGATTTAGATTTAAAACTTGATGAAAAATTAGAAAAAGCATTTCCTTCACTTTTTGAAAATAATTTAAATAAAATTGAAAATTATGTATTATCAAAAAAAGATGAATTAGATTTTACTATTGTCAATGAAACAATTAGTGATCAAAATGGAAATATTGATATTTTAATTTCAACAAAAGATAAAACTAGTGCAAAAGTTTTTAATTTTAAATTATGAAGTTATGACAAAATAAGTGAAAATGCTATTGATTATTTTAAAATTAATGAAGAATATATAAATAGTTCATTTAATGTCAAAACTCATAAAGATTTAGCAGTTAATAGTCTTAATAGTGCTGATAAAGTTTTAAGTTATAATACAATCGGAAGTAAAGTTAAAAACTTTTTCTCAAATAGTCAAGAATTTAAAGAAAATTTAAATTCTTTTAATTATGATTTAAATAATTTTAATTATTTAGGTGTTTATAATTTTAAATCACAAGATAAAAAATTATCATTTACTTTTAAAAATTGAAATGGAAAAGAATTTTATTTATCATTGCCACTAAATGAAGAGCCGAAAGATGACTATAACATTGCTCTTGATTTTCCTAAAGATAAAGAAATTTCAAGTGCAAAAGATGTTTTAGCAGATATTAAAAATCGAACAATTGCAATTAATTATATCGTTAATGAAAATGGTTTTTCTAAAGTTGTTAGTGGAACTTCATGAGTATTTGATCACATTAAAGATAGTAATACATATTATTTAGCAACAAATATTCATGTTGTTTCAGAATTGATTAAAAACAAGGGAAAAGTTAGCTCTTTTTCCTATAGTTATAAATCAAATTTAGATATTTTACCCTCTTTAAATAATCCTGAAACATTAGACGGTAAATCCTATTTAGATGTATTTAGAAGATTTGATCGAAAAATAGAGTTTCCTTATGCTACTAAAGAAATTAATAATTCGCGATTTATTACAAAAGAATCGCAAGAATTTTGAAACAATTTAGAAATAATTCCTGTTGGGTTAAATGTTCCTGGAAATAATACTTTTACTGACTTTGCTTTAATAAAAATAACATTTCCTGAAGATAAAATTTATAGATCTTGAATAGGTAAAGAATATAAAATTCAAAACATCCCTGATCAAGTGCATTATTATAATCAAAATAAATTAGATTTTTTTATCAGTGATAAAATTGATTTTCCTAATAATTATCAACATCCTAAACATTTAAGTCCTCTTCCCATGGAATTAAGTTTTGGAGGTTATTTGGGCGGAGATAAATGAGTAGAAGTAACTCAAGTGCCTTATTTATCGTTTAACGATCTACAAAATAAAAGTGAAATTATTAATAATAAAGAATATAAAGGAATTGATTCAAGTTTAAATTTAAACAATATTAAAAGTGGGCACGGAATGTCTGGTTCGTTAGTTATGAATCAATTTAAACAAGTTGTTGGGATTTTTTGAGGCGGATATTTTAAAACTAGTGATAGCAATAATCAAATAGAAACGGGAACAGGAATTCTTGATACTTTATCAATTAAAAGAATTGAAGGAAAGACGATTTTAAGAACTTGACTAGATAAAACAAAAGACATTGAAACTGATTTAGATAAATTTGAACTTGAAAAAAGTAAAAATAAAATAGAGATTTTTTAA
- a CDS encoding restriction endonuclease subunit S produces MKEFMKLLKNEKVEWKTIGEVCEVLSGKKHAKYFNIKENGKFPLYSAKVENNGEIGRIDEYDFDGRYITFTMVGIAAGTFFLRNGKFSITQNCGLLYSKHNFVLTEFIALYLQNFGKKYAKGATTRKTLTTGVIKKIKIPIPSLKTQEKIVQILDKLSNLKNELNKKLKIELNSRIKQYVYYRDKLLSEEYLNKITYNLVLDTHTHTHTQQNHNEFSINSNKILLENNSEYKLQLKMLGEVCEIKKGKQFNKSDMPINGKYPVINGGVLPSGFVNQFNCEKNTITIAEGGSSGYVSFLESEFWLGSHAYSIVPKKEIISEFKLKYDVFNKFLFYFLKMNQLNLQNMKVGAGIPSLHKNNLNKLEIFIPPLELQNKIVDILDKFHDAIENSKGLLPQEIELRKMQYEYYRDKLLSFDIDITQEREREREQNSIVIPNSYWILLEKAEISLNQYFNSINKKFIWELTIWDKKFSGVKSYKQKNVYKYKYFLANKINKLKDEDGKIKILTTNKSNIFANENKLKSFIVNREIVCIPGGGNPIVQYYNGKFITSDNRIATSIDKNILSNKFLYYYFENNIEKVKEFYRGSGIKHPDMSKILDMEIWLPPLEIQNKIVTILDKFQDAIEHSKGLLPQEIKLREQQYEYYCDKLLNFKK; encoded by the coding sequence ATGAAAGAATTTATGAAACTATTAAAAAATGAAAAAGTAGAGTGAAAAACAATAGGTGAAGTTTGTGAAGTTTTAAGTGGGAAAAAACATGCAAAATATTTTAATATAAAAGAAAATGGAAAATTTCCACTATACTCTGCCAAAGTCGAAAATAATGGAGAAATTGGAAGAATTGATGAATATGATTTTGATGGAAGATACATAACATTTACAATGGTGGGTATAGCAGCGGGAACATTTTTTCTAAGAAACGGTAAGTTTTCAATAACACAAAATTGTGGATTATTATATTCTAAACATAATTTTGTGTTAACTGAATTTATTGCATTGTATTTACAAAATTTTGGAAAAAAATATGCCAAGGGGGCAACAACTAGAAAAACTTTGACAACGGGAGTAATTAAAAAAATAAAAATTCCAATACCTTCTTTAAAAACTCAAGAAAAAATAGTGCAAATTCTTGATAAACTTTCTAATTTAAAAAATGAATTAAATAAAAAATTGAAAATTGAACTTAATTCTAGAATTAAACAATATGTATATTATCGAGATAAATTATTGAGTGAAGAATATTTAAACAAAATTACATATAATTTAGTTCTCGACACACACACACACACACACACACAGCAAAATCATAATGAATTTAGTATAAATTCAAATAAGATTTTGCTTGAAAATAATAGTGAATATAAATTACAGTTAAAAATGTTAGGTGAAGTTTGTGAAATTAAAAAAGGTAAACAATTTAATAAGTCTGATATGCCGATAAATGGAAAATATCCTGTAATAAACGGCGGAGTTCTTCCTTCTGGTTTTGTTAATCAATTTAATTGTGAAAAAAATACAATAACTATTGCAGAAGGCGGTTCTTCTGGATACGTTTCATTTTTAGAAAGTGAATTTTGACTTGGTTCCCATGCTTATTCAATTGTTCCAAAAAAAGAAATTATTTCAGAATTTAAATTAAAATATGATGTATTTAATAAATTTTTATTCTATTTTCTAAAAATGAATCAATTAAATTTACAAAATATGAAAGTTGGAGCAGGGATTCCTAGTTTGCATAAAAATAACTTGAATAAGTTGGAAATTTTTATTCCTCCTTTAGAATTACAGAATAAAATTGTTGATATTTTAGATAAATTTCATGATGCAATTGAAAATTCAAAGGGATTATTACCGCAGGAAATTGAATTAAGAAAAATGCAGTATGAATATTATCGTGATAAACTACTTTCATTTGACATTGATATAACTCAAGAGAGAGAGAGAGAGAGAGAGCAAAATTCAATAGTAATACCTAATTCCTATTGAATTTTGCTTGAAAAGGCAGAAATTTCATTAAATCAATATTTTAATTCTATTAATAAAAAATTTATTTGAGAACTAACAATTTGAGATAAAAAATTTTCTGGAGTTAAATCATATAAGCAAAAAAATGTTTATAAATATAAATACTTTTTAGCTAATAAAATTAATAAATTAAAAGATGAAGATGGCAAAATAAAAATTTTAACAACTAATAAAAGCAACATTTTTGCAAATGAAAATAAATTAAAAAGCTTTATTGTTAATAGAGAGATTGTTTGCATCCCCGGAGGAGGTAATCCCATTGTTCAATATTATAATGGAAAGTTTATTACAAGCGATAATCGAATTGCAACATCAATAGACAAAAATATATTAAGCAATAAATTTTTGTATTATTATTTTGAAAATAATATTGAAAAAGTAAAAGAATTTTACAGAGGTTCAGGAATTAAGCATCCGGATATGAGTAAAATTTTAGATATGGAAATCTGATTGCCCCCTTTAGAAATTCAAAATAAAATTGTTACTATTTTAGATAAATTTCAAGATGCAATTGAACATTCAAAAGGTTTATTACCACAAGAAATTAAATTAAGAGAACAGCAGTATGAATATTATTGTGATAAATTACTTAATTTTAAAAAATAA
- a CDS encoding restriction endonuclease subunit S: protein MKKFMQLLKNEKVEWKTLGEVCEVKSGETISKQVILKNPGIYPVINSGMAPLGYISFWNVENDPIGITSRGSGVGSITYQTGRYFRGNLNYSVSINNQKYLNTRFLYHLLLNYQGVIRKICTFNAIPALNTSELKKIKIPIPSLKTQEKIVQILDNLSNLKNELNQKLKIELNSRIKQYEYYRDKLLSEEYLNKITYNLALDTHTHTHTAKS from the coding sequence ATGAAAAAGTTTATGCAGTTGTTAAAAAATGAAAAAGTAGAGTGAAAAACATTAGGCGAAGTTTGTGAAGTAAAATCTGGAGAAACAATAAGTAAACAAGTAATTTTAAAAAATCCTGGTATATATCCAGTAATTAACAGCGGAATGGCACCGCTAGGATATATTAGTTTTTGAAATGTAGAAAACGATCCTATCGGCATTACATCTAGAGGTTCTGGAGTTGGAAGCATTACTTATCAAACGGGTAGATATTTTAGAGGTAATTTAAATTATTCGGTGTCAATTAATAACCAAAAATATCTTAATACACGATTTTTATATCATTTACTTTTAAATTATCAGGGTGTTATCCGTAAAATATGTACATTTAATGCTATACCCGCATTAAATACTTCGGAATTAAAAAAAATAAAAATTCCAATACCTTCTTTAAAAACTCAGGAAAAAATAGTGCAAATTCTTGATAATCTTTCTAATTTAAAAAATGAATTAAATCAAAAATTGAAAATTGAACTCAATTCTAGAATTAAACAATATGAATATTATCGAGATAAATTATTAAGCGAAGAATATTTAAACAAAATTACATATAATTTAGCTCTCGACACACACACACACACACACACAGCAAAATCATAA
- a CDS encoding restriction endonuclease subunit S, producing MLENNQEYKLQLKTLGEVCEVKSGETISKQVILKNPGIYPVINSGMAPLGYISFWNVENDPIGITSRGSGVGSITYQTGRYFRGNLNYSVSINNQKYLNTRFLYHLLLNYQGVIRKICTFNAIPALNTSELKKIKIPIPSLKTQEKIVQILDNLSNLKNELNQKLKIELNYRIKQYEYYRDKLLNFKKIIFAYKWNHLFIKVFFIYFIIDKFN from the coding sequence TTGCTTGAAAATAATCAAGAATACAAATTACAGTTAAAAACATTAGGCGAAGTTTGTGAAGTAAAATCTGGAGAAACAATAAGTAAACAAGTAATTTTAAAAAATCCTGGTATATATCCAGTAATTAACAGCGGAATGGCACCGCTAGGATATATTAGTTTTTGAAATGTAGAAAACGATCCTATCGGCATTACATCTAGAGGTTCTGGAGTTGGAAGCATTACTTATCAAACGGGTAGATATTTTAGAGGTAATTTAAATTATTCGGTGTCAATTAATAACCAAAAATATCTTAATACACGATTTTTATATCATTTACTTTTAAATTATCAGGGTGTTATCCGTAAAATATGTACATTTAATGCTATACCCGCATTAAATACTTCGGAATTAAAAAAAATAAAAATTCCAATACCTTCTTTAAAAACTCAGGAAAAAATAGTGCAAATTCTTGATAATCTTTCTAATTTAAAAAATGAATTAAATCAAAAATTGAAAATTGAACTTAATTATAGAATTAAACAATATGAATATTATCGAGATAAATTACTTAATTTTAAAAAAATAATTTTTGCATATAAATGAAATCACCTTTTTATAAAGGTGTTTTTTATTTACTTTATTATTGATAAATTTAATTAA
- a CDS encoding restriction endonuclease subunit S, translated as MKKFMQLLKNEKVEWKTLGEVCEIKRGKINAKYFNYKGDGKYPVYSSQTFNNGEVGRTNEYDYDGEYITYTTDGAYAGTVFIRQGKFSITRNCGLIYSRSNKLLNKFIGYWLSENTKKYLQGSKERPKLMSGIVSKIKIPIPSLKAQEKIVQILDKLSNLKNELNQKLKIELNSRIKQYEYYRDKLLSEEYLNKITYNLTHDTHTHTQNHNEFSINSNKILPENAEISLDQYSNSINKKFIWELTIWDKKFSGVKSYKQKMFININTF; from the coding sequence ATGAAAAAGTTTATGCAGTTGTTAAAAAATGAAAAAGTAGAGTGAAAAACATTAGGCGAAGTTTGTGAAATTAAAAGAGGAAAAATAAATGCTAAATATTTTAACTACAAAGGTGATGGAAAATATCCTGTATATTCGTCTCAAACTTTTAATAACGGAGAAGTCGGAAGAACTAACGAATATGATTATGATGGAGAATATATTACTTACACAACAGATGGAGCGTATGCTGGAACTGTTTTTATTAGACAAGGAAAATTTTCTATAACAAGAAATTGTGGATTAATATATTCAAGATCAAATAAATTATTAAATAAATTTATCGGCTATTGACTAAGCGAAAATACAAAAAAATATTTACAAGGTTCAAAAGAAAGACCCAAATTAATGTCTGGTATAGTATCAAAAATAAAAATTCCAATACCTTCTTTAAAAGCTCAAGAAAAAATAGTGCAAATTCTTGATAAACTTTCTAATTTAAAAAATGAATTAAATCAAAAATTGAAAATTGAACTCAATTCTAGAATTAAACAATATGAATATTATCGTGATAAATTATTGAGTGAAGAGTATTTAAACAAAATTACATATAATTTAACTCACGACACACACACACACACGCAAAATCATAATGAATTTAGTATAAATTCAAATAAGATTTTGCCTGAAAATGCAGAAATTTCATTAGATCAATATTCTAATTCTATTAATAAAAAATTTATTTGAGAACTAACAATTTGAGATAAAAAATTTTCTGGAGTTAAATCATATAAGCAAAAAATGTTTATAAATATAAATACTTTTTAG
- a CDS encoding restriction endonuclease subunit S — protein sequence MKDEDGKIKILTTNKSNIFANENKVKNFIVDREIVCIPWGGNPIVQYYNGKFITSDNRIATSIDKNILSNKFLYYYFENNIEKVKEFYRGSGIKHPDMSKILDMEIWLPPLELQNKIVAILDKFQDAIENSKGLLPQEIELRKMQYEYYRDKLLSFDIDITPERERERERQNSIEIPNSYWILLEQAIEYIKNKIYKKIIYLKLRDKTITNSINTGLNPRNNFNLNDESNEKLVAWYITTKDYSENQEIIFDINKTAKITEAARKLINKRSKLEKNDILFSGIGTVGKVALVDFEPYNFDISESTYAIKVNQNNIMPKFLMHYLRSSIVQNQIFKDLKGSTLKGIRKVQLENLLIPIIPLEIQNKIVNILDKFQKAIEHSKGLLPQEIKLREQQYEYYCDKLLNFKK from the coding sequence TTAAAAGATGAAGATGGCAAAATAAAAATTTTAACAACTAATAAAAGCAACATTTTTGCAAATGAAAATAAAGTAAAAAATTTTATTGTTGATAGAGAAATTGTTTGCATACCTTGAGGCGGAAATCCCATTGTTCAATATTATAATGGCAAGTTTATTACAAGCGATAATCGAATTGCAACATCAATAGATAAAAATATATTAAGCAATAAATTTTTGTATTATTATTTTGAAAATAATATTGAAAAAGTAAAAGAATTTTACAGGGGTTCGGGAATTAAGCATCCAGATATGAGTAAAATTTTAGATATGGAAATTTGATTGCCGCCACTAGAATTACAAAATAAAATTGTTGCTATTTTAGATAAATTTCAAGATGCAATTGAAAATTCAAAGGGATTATTACCACAAGAAATTGAATTAAGAAAAATGCAGTATGAATATTATCGTGATAAACTACTTTCATTTGATATTGACATAACTCCAGAGAGAGAGAGAGAGAGAGAGAGACAAAATTCAATAGAAATACCTAATTCCTATTGAATTTTGCTTGAACAGGCAATTGAATATATAAAAAATAAAATTTATAAAAAAATTATTTATTTAAAACTACGTGATAAAACAATCACCAATTCCATTAATACCGGTTTAAATCCAAGAAATAATTTTAATTTAAATGATGAATCAAATGAAAAATTAGTAGCTTGATACATAACAACAAAAGATTATTCGGAAAACCAAGAAATAATATTTGATATTAATAAAACTGCTAAAATAACAGAAGCCGCTAGAAAATTAATTAATAAAAGAAGTAAATTAGAGAAAAATGATATTCTATTTTCTGGTATAGGAACAGTAGGAAAAGTTGCACTTGTTGATTTTGAACCTTATAATTTTGATATTAGCGAATCTACTTATGCAATTAAAGTAAATCAAAATAATATAATGCCAAAGTTTTTGATGCATTATTTAAGATCTTCAATAGTTCAAAATCAAATTTTCAAAGATTTAAAAGGTAGTACCTTAAAAGGTATTAGAAAAGTTCAACTAGAAAACTTATTAATTCCAATTATACCTCTAGAAATTCAAAATAAAATTGTTAATATTTTAGATAAATTTCAAAAGGCAATTGAACATTCAAAGGGGTTATTACCACAAGAAATTAAATTAAGAGAACAGCAGTATGAATATTATTGTGATAAATTACTTAATTTTAAAAAATAA
- a CDS encoding restriction endonuclease subunit S: MKKFMQLLKNEKVEWKTLGEVCEIKRGKINAKYFNYKGDGKYPVYSSQTFNNGEVGRTNEYDYDGEYITYTTDGAYAGTVFIRQGKFSITRNCGLIYSRSNKLLNKFIGYWLSENTKKYLQGSKERPKLMSGIVSKIKIPIPSLKAQEKIVQILDKLSNLKNELNQKLKIELNSRIKQYEYYRDKLLSEEYLNKITYNLTHDTHTHTHTAKS; the protein is encoded by the coding sequence ATGAAAAAGTTTATGCAGTTGTTAAAAAATGAAAAAGTAGAGTGAAAAACATTAGGCGAAGTTTGTGAAATTAAAAGAGGAAAAATAAATGCTAAATATTTTAACTACAAAGGTGATGGAAAATATCCTGTATATTCGTCTCAAACTTTTAATAACGGAGAAGTCGGAAGAACTAACGAATATGATTATGATGGAGAATATATTACTTACACAACAGATGGAGCGTATGCTGGAACTGTTTTTATTAGACAAGGAAAATTTTCTATAACAAGAAATTGTGGATTAATATATTCAAGATCAAATAAATTATTAAATAAATTTATCGGCTATTGACTAAGCGAAAATACAAAAAAATATTTACAAGGTTCAAAAGAAAGACCCAAATTAATGTCTGGTATAGTATCAAAAATAAAAATTCCAATACCTTCTTTAAAAGCTCAAGAAAAAATAGTGCAAATTCTTGATAAGCTTTCTAATTTAAAAAATGAATTAAATCAAAAATTGAAAATTGAACTCAATTCTAGAATTAAACAATATGAATATTATCGTGATAAATTATTGAGTGAAGAGTATTTAAACAAAATTACATATAATTTAACTCACGACACACACACACACACACACACAGCAAAATCATAA
- a CDS encoding restriction endonuclease subunit S has translation MDKNILSNKFLYYYFENNIEKVKEFYRGSGIKHPDMSKILDMEIWLPPLELQNKIVAILDKFQDAIENSKGLLPQEIELRKMQYEYYRDKLLSFDIDITPEREREREREQNSIEIPNSYWILLEQAIEYIKNKIYKKIIYLKLRDKTITNSINTGLNPRNNFNLNDESNEKLVAWYITTKDYSENQEIIFDINKTAKITEVARKLINKRSKLEKNDILFSGIGTVGKVALVDFEPYNFDISEIYLCN, from the coding sequence ATAGATAAAAATATATTAAGCAATAAATTTTTGTATTATTATTTTGAAAATAATATTGAAAAAGTAAAAGAATTTTACAGGGGTTCGGGAATTAAGCATCCAGATATGAGTAAAATTTTAGATATGGAAATTTGATTGCCGCCACTAGAATTACAAAATAAAATTGTTGCTATTTTAGATAAATTTCAAGATGCAATTGAAAATTCAAAGGGATTATTACCACAAGAAATTGAATTAAGAAAAATGCAGTATGAATATTATCGTGATAAACTACTTTCATTTGATATTGACATAACTCCAGAGAGAGAGAGAGAGAGAGAGAGAGAGCAAAATTCAATAGAAATACCTAATTCCTATTGAATTTTGCTTGAACAGGCAATTGAATATATAAAAAATAAAATTTATAAAAAAATTATTTATTTAAAACTACGTGATAAAACAATCACCAATTCCATTAATACCGGTTTAAATCCAAGAAATAATTTTAATTTAAATGATGAATCAAATGAAAAATTAGTAGCTTGATACATAACAACAAAAGATTATTCGGAAAACCAAGAAATAATATTTGATATTAATAAAACTGCTAAAATAACAGAAGTCGCTAGAAAATTAATTAATAAAAGAAGTAAATTAGAGAAAAATGATATTCTATTTTCTGGTATAGGAACAGTAGGAAAAGTTGCACTTGTTGATTTTGAACCTTATAATTTTGATATTAGCGAGATCTACTTATGCAATTAA